The sequence CACAACGTGGTCGTCAGCCGCGACAAGAACGGCGCGCTGAAGGCGTACAGCACGATCTGCACGCACGCGGGGTGCCCGATCAACAAGTTGCAGGGGACGACCCTGATCTGCCCCTGCCACGGCAGCCAGTTCGACGCCACGACGGGCAAGGTGGTCCAGCAGCCGGCCACCGAGCCCCTCGCTGAGCTGCCGGTGAAGACGGCGGGCGGCAGGATCATCGCCGGCCCGGGCGCCTGAGCGGATAGCCGGCCGGCATCGTTCCGGCCGACGTCAACGGGCCGGCACCGACGGGAACTTCACTCCCAGTCCCATGCGATCCCGACGATACCGGGCCGGATCCGTGGCTCGACCACGTGGACGCAGTGGTGCGGCCCGGTGAGCGGCAGTGCCTGCCGGCCGCTGCGCGGCGCCGCCTCCGAGGGCTGGGCGAAACGGTGGCAGCGGACCGGGAGCGCGGCTGTGTTGAAGCGCACCTGGAGCGCGTACTGGCCGCCGGGGGTGCAGAAGCGATGGAGGTGTTCACGGGAGGGGCCGGCCGTGCCGTCCTCGATGCCGTAGCGGAAGAGGAAGGTGTCGCCGGAGCGCAGCCGGGTGCCGAAGAGCAGCTCGGCCACCAGTACCCCGGTGTCCTGGTCCCAGCGGACGCGTCCCGCCTGGCAGTTCTCCAGCGCTCGCACCCTGATGTCCTGCGGGCGGCAGCCGGGGTCGCCGTGGTGCACGGCGAGGAAGCGGTCGACGCCGTCGCGGTGGGCGCGCACGATGTGGTGGGCCTCACGGCTCGCCAGTTCACGCCGGGCGCCGATCCGGACGTATTCGTGGTGGCCGAGGGTGTGCAGCCCGCCGTCGGGGGACCGGCCCAGGTCGGCCCGGAGCCGGTCCAGGACGTCCGAGGCCGCGACCAGCGAGCGGTAGGAGCGGGTCGCCGGATGGCCGCTCACCGTGTGCTCCTGGGACTCGGCGAGCAGCCGGATCAGCGACTCGTCCGGCAGCTGGAGGATCTCCTCCAGCGCCCGCACGGCACGCAGCGACTCGGGGCGCTGAGGGCGACGGGCGCCCTGCTGCCAGTAACTCAGGCTGGTCACGCCGACCTTGACCCCGTGCCGGGACAGATGGTGCTGGACGCGCTGGAGCGGCAGCCCGCGCGCGGCGATCGCGGCGCGCAGCGCCACATGGAAGGGGCCGCCCCGCAGGGCCGTGTCCAGTTCCGCGGTGGGGACATCCGCGTGCTCGGTGGCATGCCGCATGCCGAGGCGCCTTTCTATGAGGTGTCGCTACGGTTGGTCAGACCGTCTGCGCTGGTGTGCGGGGCCACCCCCGTGGACGCTGTGGACGCCCCTGACTGAGCACACCGCGTCCCGTATGCGGGCGTGCCCGGCCCCGAGTTCCCCCGCATTGAAGCGTGTTGACCAGACCCCGACAACACCCCGAACCCGCCATGGCCCCGGTCCGCCGGTCCACGGCGCGACGCCGGCACCCTCGCTCACGGGAACGGTCTCGGCGTCCGCCAGGCACATGGGGAGGATCCGCGTGCGACGCAGACCTGGGAGTTCGCCGGTGACGACACCGCCGTACCGCCCGAGGAAGCGGTCGCCCGGCTGCGGCGGCGGATCGCCGAGGAGTGTCCGGAGGCCTGGTTCACCAGCTCCGCCGGGCGCCGGCTGAGCGTGCTGGGCAACACCGAGCGAGCGCTGGTGATGCTCCTCGACGGGGACGGCGATCCGGGCGGGCAGGCGGTCACCGCCGGAGCCGGGGCCCTGAGCGGGGGCTTCGCGCTCGCGCACGGGCAGTGCGACACGTATCCCGACGAGGACACCGCGCCGTTCGACGAGGCGCTCCGGATCGTCCGGCACCTGATCGCCACCGGCGTGCCGCCGGCCGACGCCGGATGGTGCGGGGGCGGGTGAGCGGCGCGGGCGTGGGCGTTGTCCACAGGCCCGACGCGGTGTCGGTGCTCGCCAGTAGGGTGTGAGACATGGCCGACCCCTCCAGCTACCGCCCCAGGCCGGGTGAGATCCCGGACTCTGCGGGGGTGTACAGGTTCCGTGACGAGCACCGCCGGGTGATCTACGTCGGAAAGGCGAAAAGCCTGCGCCAGCGCCTGGCGAACTACTTCCAGGACCTGTCGAACCTGCACCCGCGCACCCGGACGATGGTGACCACCGCCGCGTCCGTGGAGTGGACCGTGGTGTCCACGGAGGTCGAGGCGCTCCAGCTGGAGTACTCCTGGATCAAGGAGTACGACCCCCGGTTCAATGTCAAGTACCGCGACGACAAGAGCTACCCGTACCTCGCGGTGACGATGAACGAGGAGTTCCCGCGCGTGCAGGTGATGCGCGGTCACAAGAAGAAGGGCGTGCGGTACTTCGGGCCGTACGGACACGCGTGGGCCATCCGGGACACGGTCGACCTGCTGCTGCGCGTCTTCCCGGTGCGTACCTGCTCGGCCGGCGTGTTCAAGAACGCCGCCCGCACTGGCCGCCCCTGCCTGCTCGGCTACATCGGCAAGTGCTCGGCCCCTTGCGTCGGCCGGGTCAGCCCCGAAGAGCACCAGGAGCTGGCCGAGGAGTTCTGCGACTTCATGGCCGGCCGCACCGGCACCTACCTCCGCCGTCTGGAGAAGCAGATGATGACGGCGGCCGAGGAGATGGAGTACGAGCGGGCCGCCCGGCTGCGTGACGACATCGAGGCCCTGAAGAAGGCGATGGAGAAGAACGCGGTCGTGCTCGCCGACGCGACCGACGCCGACCTCATCGCCGTCGCCGAGGACGAGCTGGAGGCGGCCGTCCAGATCTTCCACGTGCGTGGCGGCCGGGTGCGCGGCCAGCGCGGCTGGGTGACCGACAAGGTCGAGGACATCACCACCGGGGCACTGGTCGAGCACGCGCTCCAGCAGCTGTACGGCGAGGAGAGCGGGGACGCGGTCCCCAAGGAGGTCCTGGTTCCGGCCCTGCCCGAGCCGGTCGAGCCGGTCCAGGAGTGGCTGACCGGCCGCCGCGGCTCGAACGTGTCGCTGCGCATCCCGCAGCGCGGCGACAAGAAGGCGCTCATGGAGACCGTGCAGCGCAACGCCCAGCAGGCCCTGGCCCTGCACAAGACCAAGCGCGCCTCCGACCTGACCACGCGCTCGCGTGCCCTTGAGGAGATCGCCGAGGCCCTCGACCTGGACAGCGCCCCGCTGAGGATCGAGTGCTACGACATCTCTCACCTGCAGGGGGACGACGTGGTCGCCTCCATGGTCGTCTTCGAGGACGGCCTGCAGCGCAAGAGCGAGTACCGCCGCTTCCAGATCAAGGGCTTCGCGGGTCAGGACGACGTCCGCTCCATGCACGAGGTGATCAGCCGCCGCTTCAGGCGCTATCTCGCCGAGAAGGAGAAGACGGGGGAGTGGGCCGACGGCGAGGACGCCGCCGCCGGCGGCGAGTCCGTCGTCACGGGTGGCGAGTCCGTCCTCACCGGCACGGACGAGATCACCAACTCCCTCAAGGACGACGACGGCCGTCCCAGGAAGTTCGCCTACCCGCCGCAGCTCGTCGTGGTCGACGGCGGTCAGCCGCAGGTCGCGGCGGCCCGGCGCGCCCTGGACGAGCTGGGCATCGACGACATCGCCGTCTGCGGCCTCGCCAAACGCCTGGAGGAGGTCTGGGTGCCCGGCGAGGACGACCCGGTGGTCCTGCCACGCACCAGCGAGGGTCTCTATCTGCTCCAGCGCGTGCGGGACGAGGCCCACCGCTTCGCGATCACCTACCAGCGCACCAAGCGGGCCAAGCGTTTCCGCGCCGGCCCCCTGGACGAAGTCCCCGGCCTCGGCGAGACCCGCAGACAAGCACTCATCAAGCATTTCGGCTCGGTGAAAAAGCTCCGGTCCGCCACAATCGAACAGATCCAGGAGGTGCCCGGGATAGGCCGGAAGACGGCCGAGACCATCGCCGCGGCCCTCGCCCAGGCGGCTCCGGCCGCACCCGCCGTGAACACGGCGACCGGAGAGATCATTGAAGACGAGGAACCCGATACGACGGGCGGTTCCTCGGGGGAGCCCGTGACCGCGGGTCTCCCGGACGAACGACGGGGGCAGGAGAGATGACCGAGCACGAGACACAGCCCACAGCAGAGCGAGATCCGGCGCACGAGGAAGCGGGCCGGGACCGGCCCCAGCCCGCGGCCGGCGATCAGCAAGCGGTCCAGGAAAACGGAGCACAGGTGAGTACGGACGTCACGGCGGCCGCGGCCCCCGAAGCGGCCATCCCCGAGCTGGTGATCATCTCCGGCATGTCCGGAGCGGGCCGTTCGACGGCGGCGAAGTGTCTGGAGGACCTCGGCTGGTTCGTCGTGGACAACCTCCCGCCCGCCCTCATCCCCACCATGGTCGAGCTGGGCGCCCGCTCGCAGGGCAACGTGGCGCGGATCGCCGTCGTCGTGGACGTGCGCGGCCGCCGTTTCTTCGACAACCTCCGGGAGTCCCTCGCCGACCTGGACACCCGGGGCGTCACCCGGCGGATCGTCTTCCTGGAGTCCTCCGACGAGGCGCTGGTGCGCCGCTTCGAGTCGGTGCGCCGTCCGCACCCGCTGCAGGGCGACGGCCGCATCGTGGACGGCATCGCCGCCGAGCGCGAGCTGCTGCGCGAGCTGCGCGGGGACGCCGATCTGGTGATCGACACCTCCAGCCTCAATGTGCACGAGCTGCGCGCCAAGATGGACGCCCAGTTCGCCGGCGAGGAGGAGCCCGAGCTGCGGGCCACCGTGATGTCCTTCGGCTTCAAGTACGGCCTGCCGGTCGACGCCGACCTGGTCGCGGACATGCGGTTCCTGCCCAACCCGCACTGGGTGCCGGAGCTGCGTCCGTACTCCGGCCTCAACGAGGAGGTCGCCGCCTATGTCTTCAACCAGCCCGGCGCCAAGGAGTTCCTCGACCGGTACGCCGAGCTGCTGCGCCTCATCGCGGCCGGCTATCGCCGTGAGGGCAAGCGGTATGTGACCATCGCCATCGGCTGTACCGGCGGCAAGCACCGCTCGGTGGCGATGTCGGAGAAGCTCGCCGCGCGCCTCGCGGCCGAGGGTGTGGAGACGGTGGTCGTGCACCGGGACATGGGACGGGAATGACGGAACGTACACCGCGGCTGAGCAGGCTGCGCCGGATGGTGCCCGAGTCGCGTGCCGGGCGCCCGGCCGAGCCCCGTGGCGGCCGGCCCCGCCGCCGGGGCACGCAGCCCAAGGTCGTCGCGCTCGGCGGCGGCATGGGCCTGTCCGCCTCGCTCGCCGCGCTGCGCCGGATCACCGGCGACCTCACCGCCGTCGTCACGGTGGCCGACGACGGCGGTTCCAGCGGCCGGCTACGGGACGAGCTGGGCGTGCTGCCGCCCGGCGACCTGCGCAAGGCGCTGGCCGCGCTCTGCGGTGACGACGACTGGGGCCAGACCTGGGCCCGGGTCATCCAGCACCGCTTCCAGTCCAAGGGCGACCTGCACGAGCACGCGGTCGGCAATTTGCTGATCGTCGCCCTGTGGGAGCAGCTCGGCGACCATGTGCAGGCCCTGGACCTGGTCGGCAAGCTGCTCGGCGCGCACGGCCGTGTGCTGCCCATGTCGGCCGTGCCGCTGGAGCTGCAGGCCCTGGTCAAGGGGCACGATCCCGAGCGTCCCGACGAGGTGGACACCGTGCGCGGACAGGCCACGGTCGCCCTCACGCCGGGCGAGGTGCAGTCGGTGCACCTCGTGCCGAACGACCCGCCGGCCGTCCCGGAGGCCGTAGCCGCGGTGCTGGACGCGGACTGGGTGGTGCTCGGCCCCGGCTCGTGGTTCTCCTCGGTGATCCCGCACCTGCTCGTCCCCGAGCTGCTGGACGCCCTCACCGAGACCAAGGCGCGCAAGGTGCTGTCCCTGAACCTCGCCCCGCAGCCGGGAGAAACCGAGGGCTTCTCCCCGCAGCGTCATTTGGAGGTTTTGGGCCGACACGCCCCTAAACTCGCCCTGGACGTGGTGCTGGCCGACGTGGCCGCCGTGCCCGACCGCGACTCGCTCACCGAGGCCGCCGAGCGGCTGGGAGCCGCGGTCGAGCTGGCGCCGGTGGCCCGGACCGACGGTTCCCCGCGGCACGACCCGGAGCTGTTGGCCGCCGCGTACGACCGTATTTTTCGGATGCATGGAAGGATCGGCCCATGGCGATGACGGCAGCGGTGAAGGACGAGATCTCCCGGCTCCCCGTCACCCGGACCTGCTGCAGGAAGGCGGAGGTCTCCGCCATTCTGCGGTTCGCCGGCGGCCTTCACCTGGTGAGCGGGCGCATCGTGATCGAGGCGGAGCTGGACACGGCGATGGCGGCCCGCCGTCTCAAGCGGGACATCCTGGAGATCTTCGGCCACAGCTCCGAGCTGATCGTGATGGCGCCCGGCGGGCTGCGACGCGGCTCGCGCTATGTCGTGCGGGTCGTTGCGGGCGGGGACCAGCTGGCCCGCCAGACGGGTCTCGTGGACGGCCGGGGCCGCCCGATCCGGGGCCTGCCCCCGCAGGTGGTCTCCGGGGCCACCTGTGACGCGGAGGCGGCCTGGCGCGGGGCCTTCCTGGCGCACGGCTCGCTGACCGAGCCCGGCCGCTCCTCCTCCCTGGAGGTGACCTGCCCGGGCCCGGAGGCCGCGCTCGCGCTGGTCGGCGCCGCCCGCCGGCTGTCGATCGCCGCGAAGGCCCGTGAGGTGCGGGGCGTGGACCGGGTGGTCGTCCGTGACGGCGACGCGATCGGCGCCCTGCTGACCCGGCTCGGCGCGCACGAGTCGGTGCTGGCCTGGGAGGAGCGCCGGATGCGCCGCGAGGTGCGGGCCACGGCCAACCGGCTCGCCAACTTCGACGACGCCAACCTGCGCCGCTCCGCCCGCGCGGCCGTGGCCGCAGGCGCCCGGGTCCAGCGCGCGCTGGAGATCCTCGCCGACGAGGTCCCCGAGCACCTCGCGGCGGCCGGCCGGCTGCGCATGGAGCACAAGCAGGCCTCGCTGGAGGAGCTGGGCGCCCTCGCCGACCCGCCGCTGACCAAGGACGCGGTCGCGGGCCGGATCCGCCGTCTGCTGGCGATGGCCGACAAGCGCGCCGCCGACCTGGGCATCCCGGGTACGGAGGCCAACCTCACCGAGGAGCTGGCGGAGAACCTGGCCGGCTGACCGCGTGACGCCAACGACCCGGTGCCGAGGCCCAGTTGAGGCTTCGGCACCGGCTTTCGTGTGCCTTCCGTATGCCTGACGGGCATTCATTTGCGTGGCCATGAAGCGCTCTTGACTCGATCAAGAAGTGACATGAACCTGGCCAAGCGTTCGCCGCTGCGGCGAACCACCGCTAGGGGGGTTCATGAGACACAGAGCGAGATCGATCCTCGCTGTCGGCGCGCTCCTGATCGGCGGAGCGAGCCTCGCACCCGTAGCCCAGGCACAGGGCGGAAATCCGGCGAAGTCCACCCCGGACGAGATCAGGGTCTTCCGCGCCGACGTCACCAAGGCGCAGATTCCCCTGCTCCTCAAGGCCGGCCAGGACGGTGACGAACTCGGCGGGCAGATCACCGGAAGCGGAAAGTCCGAGGTCGAGGTCTATCTCACCGGACAGCAGGCCGCGAAACTCCGCAAACAGGGCGTCACCCTCACCGAGCACACCGTGTCGGCCAAGGCTCAGGCACGCGTGGAGAAGGCGTCCCAGGGCGTGTTCCGCCCCTACGGCGGAAGCGGCGGACTCAAGGAGGAGATTCTCCGGACCGCCCAGGCCAACCCCGGCCTGACCAAGGTCGAGTCGATCGGGAAGACGGTCGACGGCCAGGACATCCTCGCCCTCAAACTGACCAGGAACGCCAGGAAGACGCAGGACGGATCCAGGCCGCCCGTGCTGTATCTGTCGAACCAGCACGCACGCGAGTGGATCACCCCGGAGATGACCCGGCGTCTGATGCACTACTACCTGGACCGCTACAAGTCCGACAAGCGCATCCGGAAGATCGTCGACTCGACCGAGCTGTGGTTCGTCATCTCGGCCAACCCCGACGGCTACGACTACACGTTCAAGAACTCCGAGACCCGCCTGTGGCGCAAGAACCTGCGGGACGTCAACGGCGACGGCGTCATCGGCGCCGGCGACGGCGTCGACCTCAACCGCAACTTCCCCTACAAGTGGGGCTACGACGACGAGGGTTCGTCCCCGAACCCCATCAGCGAGACCTACCGCGGCGCGAGCCCCGAGTCCGAGCCCGAGACCAGGGCGCTGGACGGCTTCGAGAAGCGTGTCGGGTTCAGGTACGCCATCAACTACCACTCGGCCGCCGAACTCCTCCTGTACGGCGTGGGCTGGCAGGTCGCGACCCCCACGCCCGACGACGTCCTCTACAAGGCCCTCGCCGGGACCCCGGACAACCCGGCCGTCCCCGGCTACCGTTCGCAGGTCTCCTCGGAGCTGTACACCACCAACGGTGAGGCGGACGGGCACGCGTCGAACGTCAACGGCATCGCGATGTTCACCCCCGAGATGTCGACCTGCCAGACGGCGTCGAACGTCGACCCGAACGACGCGTGGAAGCCCGAGGACTGCCAGTCGGTCTTCAACTTCCCCGACGACGAGAAGCTGATCCAGCAGGAGTTCACCAAGAACATCCCGTTCGCGCTCTCCGTCGCCGAGACCGCCGTACACCCGGACCGGCCGGTCTCCTCGGTCGGGCTGAGCGCCGCCGACTTCACCCCGGCCACGTTCTCCACGTCGTACTCCCGGGGCGCCGGCCAGGAGGTGTCCGTCGTCGTGCGCAGGGCGATCCGGGACAAGGAGCTGAAGTACCGCGTCAACGGCGGCCGCGTCCTCGACCAGACGCTGCGGCCCTGGAAGGGCGGCAGGACCTACGGCGGCAAGGACGACCTGTATTTCGACGAGTACCGGGCCATGGTGCAGGGCGGCGAGCCGGGCGACAGGGTCGAGGTGTGGTTCACCGGCGAGACGGACAGCGGCAGGAAGGTGTCCAGCCCGCACTTCACGTACACGGTCGCCGAGCGGCCCAAGGCCGACACGCTCGTCGTCGCCGAGGAGGGCACGGCCGCCGCACAGGCGCAGAAGTACGCGGACGCGGTCAGGGCGGCCGGGCACAGGGCGCTCGTGTGGGACGTCGCCACCCAGGGTGCCCCGGACGCGCTCGGCGTGCTGAAGCACTTCCGGACCGTCGTGCACTACTCCGGCGCGAACGGCCCCGGCAACGCCACCCAACTGCAGCTGCGCGCCTATCTGAACGAGGGCGGCAGGCTGATCGAGGCCGGTGAACTGGCCGGCGGCAGCGTCGACCTCGGCGACGGCACTCTCTCGGACGACTTCAGCCAGTACTACCTGGGTGCCTACAGCCGTACGTCGACCACGGGAGCCACCGGCTTCACCGGTTCCGGCGCCCTGGACGGCTACGGCGGCGCCCTCGGCGACGCGCCCGGCAACCCGCTGGACAAGGCCGGCACCTACGCCGTCACCTCCGACGAACTGCCCGTGGCCGCCTACCCGCAGTTCAAGAGCGCGGGCGCGGGCCGGTTCGCCGGGACCGTCAACCCGTACGGGCCGTACTCGGGCTCGTACATGGCCGCCGCCGTGCACACCGACGACGCCTACAAGCGCCTCACCCGCACCATCGACCTGAGCGGTGTCAGCGCCGCCGACAAGCCGGCCCTCAGCACCCGGCTGCTGTGGGACACCGAGCCGGGCTACGACCACGCGGTGATCGAGGCGCACACCGTGGGCGCCGACGACTGGACGACCCTGCCGGAAGCCGGCGGCGCCACGAGGACGGCCGTACCGGCGGACTGCGGCCAGGGGTTCCTGATCGCCGAGCACCCGTGGCTGAAGCACTATCTGACGCTCGCGGACAACGCCTGCAGCGCGACCGGTACGACCGGCTCCTGGAACAGTCTCACCGGCAGCTCGGGCGGCTGGCGGCAGGTCACCTTCGACCTGAGCGCGTACGCCGGCAAGTCCGTCGAGGTCTCGATCAGCTACGTCACCGACCCGGGCACCGGCGGACACGGTGTCCTCGCCGACGACGCCTCGCTCGTCGTGGGCGGCGTGGCGAAGGAGACCGAGGGATTCGAGTCGTCCCTGGGCGCCTGGCACGTGACCGGACCGCCCGCGGGCAGCCCGCCCGTGCTGAAGGACTGGGCGCGCACCGGGACGCTGTTCCAGACCTATGGAGCGGTCACCACGGACGACACCGTGCTGCTCGGTTTCGGTCTGGAACAGGTGCCGTCGGCGGCCGATCGGGGGGCCCTGCTGCGGAAGGCGTTCGCGGCGCTCGGTGCGTGAGGGCCGACACGTTGACAGATCCCGCTCACCTTGTTCCAACAGGTGAGCGGGAGCCCTCTCAACGGTGCGCGAAAGGGGCCCTGATCAAGTGAGCCGACCCGCTCACGAACGAGTGAAGAAGGCGCCAAAAGTGCCTGGCATTCAGTAGTAAATACGGGTGAATCCACTGCCGATCCGGGACGGTCCGTACCTCTACTGGTGGGTAAGGAACGCCTGCCCGTGTATGGGCCATCTCGATGTCACCCCGGGGCTCGCAGAGAGGTAGGGTCGGTGGTGGTCGGGGACATCCCAAATAGAGCTCGCCGGCACCGCATGGCCGGCGTACCAACGAGGAGATCGGTTCGTGACGATCCGCGTAGGCATCAACGGCTTCGGCCGCATCGGTCGTAACTACTTCCGCGCGCTGCTGGAGCAGGGTGCTGACATCGAGGTCGTGGCTGTCAACGACCTGGGTGACACCGCGACCACCGCGCATCTGCTCAAGTACGACACGATCCTGGGCCGCCTCAAGCAGGAGGTCTCCCACACCGCCGACACCATCACCGTGGACGGCCACACCATCAAGGTGCTCTCCGAGCGCAACCCGGCCGACATCCCCTGGGGCGAGCTGGGCGTCGACATCGTCATCGAGTCGACCGGCATCTTCACCAAGAAGGAAGACGCCGCCAAGCACATCGCCGGTGGCGCGAAGAAGGTCCTCATCTCGGCTCCGGCCAAGGACGAGGACATCACCATCGTGATGGGCGTCAACCAGGACAAGTACGACGCGGCCAGCCATCACGTCATCTCCAACGCCTCCTGCACCACCAACTGTGTGGCGCCGATGGCGAAGGTCCTCGACGAGAACTTCGGCATCGTCAAGGGTCTGATGACCACGGTGCACGCGTACACCAACGACCAGCGCATCCTGGACTTCCCGCACAAGGACCTGCGCCGCGCCCGCGCCGCCGCCGAGAACATCATCCCGACCACCACCGGTGCCGCCAAGGCCACCGCCCTGGTGCTCCCGCAGCTCAAGGGCAAGCTGGACGGCATCGCCATGCGCGTCCCGGTCCCCACCGGCTCGGTCACCGACCTGGTCGTGGAACTCGGCCGCGAGGTCACCAAGGAAGAGGTCAACGCCGCCTTCCAGAAGGCCGCCGAGGGCGAGCTGAAGGGCCTCCTCGACTACACCGAGGACCCGATCGTCTCCTCCGACATCGTCAACGCCCCGGCGTCCTGCACCTTCGACTCCTCCCTGACCATGGTCCAGGAGGGCAAGAACGTGAAGGTCATCGGCTGGTACGACAACGAGTGGGGCTACTCCAACCGCCTCGTGGACCTCACGGTCTTCGTCGGCAACCAGCTCTGATCGCCGAAGCAGGACCTTGAAGTGAGAGCAGGGCTCGGGCAGCGCAGCGTCGCGCTGTCCGGGCCCTGTCTCGCGTACGGACCACGTCCTCTTACGATCAGGTGCACCACGAGCCCTCCCTTGGAGTCCACTCAATGAAGACGATCGACGAACTTCTCGCCGCCGGCGTGAGCGGCAAGCGGGTCTTCGTCCGCGCCGACCTCAACGTGCCGCTGGACGGCGCCACCATCACCGACGACGGCCGTATCCGCGCCGTCCTGCCCACCGTCAAGGCCCTCGCGGAGGCGGGCGCCAAGGTGGTCGTCGCCTCGCACCTGGGCCGCCCCAAGGGCGCCCCGGATCCCGCTTTCTCGCTGCTGCCCGCGGCCGAGCGCCTCGGCGAGCTGCTCGGCGCCCCGGTCGCCTTCGCCCAGGACACCGTCGGCCCCGCCGCGCACGAGGCCGTCGACGGCCTGCAGCCCGGCCAGGTCGCGGTCATCGAGAACCTGCGCTTCAACGCCGGCGAGACCTCCAAGGACGACACCGAGCGGGGCGAGTTCGCCGACCGGCTGGCCGCCCTCGCCGACGTCTACGTCGGTGACGGCTTCGGTGCGGTGCACCGCAAGCACGCCTCGGTCTACGACCTGCCCAAGAAGCTGCCGCACTACGCCGGCCACCTCATCGCCACCGAGGTCGGCGTCCTGAAGAAGCTCACCGAGGACGTCAAGCGCCCCTACGTGGTCGCGCTCGGCGGCGCCAAAGTCTCCGACAAGCTCGCCGTCATCGACGAGCTGCTCGGCAAGGCCGACCGCCTGCTCATCGGCGGCGGCATGGCCTACACCTTCCTCAAGGCCAAGGGCCACGAGGTCGGCATCTCCCTCCTGCAGGAGGACCAGATCCCGGCCGTCACCGAGTACATGGAGCGTGCGGAGAAGAACGGCGTCGAGCTGGTGCTCCCCGTCGACGTCCTTGTCTCCACGCAGTTCCCGGACCTGAAGACCAAGGCCCCCGCGAACCCCACGACCGTCGCCGCGGACAAGATCCCCGCCGACCAGGAGGGCCTGGACATCGGTCCGGAGACCCGCAAGCTGTACGCCTCGAAGCTCGCCGACGCGGCCACCGTCTTCTGGAACGGCCCCATGGGCGTCTTCGAGCACCCCGACTACGCCGAAGGCACCCGGGCCGTCGCCCAGGCCCTCGTCCAGTCGGACGGCTTCACCGTCGTCGGCGGCGGTGACTCCGCCGCGGCCGTGCGCACGCTCGGCTTCGACGAGAACGCGTTCGGACACATC comes from Streptomyces sp. FXJ1.172 and encodes:
- a CDS encoding phosphoglycerate kinase; amino-acid sequence: MKTIDELLAAGVSGKRVFVRADLNVPLDGATITDDGRIRAVLPTVKALAEAGAKVVVASHLGRPKGAPDPAFSLLPAAERLGELLGAPVAFAQDTVGPAAHEAVDGLQPGQVAVIENLRFNAGETSKDDTERGEFADRLAALADVYVGDGFGAVHRKHASVYDLPKKLPHYAGHLIATEVGVLKKLTEDVKRPYVVALGGAKVSDKLAVIDELLGKADRLLIGGGMAYTFLKAKGHEVGISLLQEDQIPAVTEYMERAEKNGVELVLPVDVLVSTQFPDLKTKAPANPTTVAADKIPADQEGLDIGPETRKLYASKLADAATVFWNGPMGVFEHPDYAEGTRAVAQALVQSDGFTVVGGGDSAAAVRTLGFDENAFGHISTGGGASLEYLEGKTLPGLAALED
- the gap gene encoding type I glyceraldehyde-3-phosphate dehydrogenase, with the protein product MTIRVGINGFGRIGRNYFRALLEQGADIEVVAVNDLGDTATTAHLLKYDTILGRLKQEVSHTADTITVDGHTIKVLSERNPADIPWGELGVDIVIESTGIFTKKEDAAKHIAGGAKKVLISAPAKDEDITIVMGVNQDKYDAASHHVISNASCTTNCVAPMAKVLDENFGIVKGLMTTVHAYTNDQRILDFPHKDLRRARAAAENIIPTTTGAAKATALVLPQLKGKLDGIAMRVPVPTGSVTDLVVELGREVTKEEVNAAFQKAAEGELKGLLDYTEDPIVSSDIVNAPASCTFDSSLTMVQEGKNVKVIGWYDNEWGYSNRLVDLTVFVGNQL